The sequence GAGACTCCTTTTGAGGTGAATTTTTCTTGGTGGGGAGTTGAATGAGGTCTATGGGGTGGTGGATTCACTTTAGTTCTCAAGGGAAGATGGTTTACTTAGTCGAGTTGGTGTTTGACTTTATGTGGTGGGTTGGAAGCAATGGTGTGATAAGGACCAGTTACCCTATGGGTGCCTAACTAGAGAGAGCTCTATTCCCTTCCTACTTTTCACAATGGTGATATTGATTTCTTCTGGAAACTACCGTCCTTTGTTTGGGTTGGTGTTTCTGTTTTTGCAGCCCCTTTTTCTCCTATGGTTCCTTTCTTGGAATGGAGTTATTGTCCTACTATTAGGATAAGGTTTTGGAATGCCTTTCAAAATATTTCTATTATTTTTTGCTCACTTGGTTTCTTCTCTTTTAGTTTAAGGGTTATTTTCTAAATGCTTTGGGATCTTGTCATAAACCCCTTTGTTTTAGGTTGATATTTTTTATGTGATGGGAACTTTGGTTTGATTGGTTTGAGGACTCGATCAAATTTATCCTTTCAGAAAAGGGCTTGTCCTTTTTTGGTTTCATTTTTATGGTGGGCTCATTACTTGTGAGTTTCCACTTGTGTTCCTATTGGCAGTTATGTATCAGTAATGGGCCTATCATGtctttatctaatcaaaacatatatctttataaaaattataaagaacatcaaaagatattttttaccatttttttttttaatataacttataaatactttgaaataaattaatattaaccactaaaaatgaatataaaaactaattgtCATAAAATTTATTTAAGTCCACATTAAAATATAgtaaaattttgaaattaattgcAAAGACCAAGTAAATTCCTTGTTGAAGCacatcaattaaatattaaatgtttgCAATTATTTGAGTAAACTTTGAGCTCTTTCTAAAGAAAGctcttaaattttaaaatatgccatataattatattattgaaTGCATATCATTATATTACTAAATTTTGGGGCTCCAGCTCTAGGGAATTCTAGTAGAAAATTTACTTTTAGCTTTGATTTATATTTTGATGATAAGGTGATTTTTTGTTATAAATGGGCACTAAATATTTAATGGTGGTATTGGTTAGAGTTATACGACTATTCTTTTGTAATGGTGCACCTATGTATTGAGGTCCCTTTTGATAAACAATACTATTTCCTATTGTAGTCTAAATTTGCTTTGTTGTGTGGTTTTTGGGTTGTTAGACCACTTAtagttttctatttttggttgCCTTCTATTTGCCtaatttatgtaatttttttatattggttcaatataaaaaaaatcattaatgGTGGTTGTTCCAGTGGAAAAAAAACTGATGTTTTGATTTTTTCCTAATTAAAAATTCTGTTTTTTTCCAATTTCTTCAAAGTAACTTTATTTTTTAACATGTGAATAGATAGCTTATCTCTTTTTTATTTACTATCATGGAtaaatacaacatcacacaaaaaaaAGCATATTTGATGTAGAAGTAACTTGCTAAACCCACTTTGTGATTGTAGATGCCTTTCCGCATAATGATTAGAGAGAGTTGTTGGCATTACATAGAGATCAAGAAAGTTGTTATTGTActattatatcattttttattttatttagtttgaaataatattatttaatttattttttgaatattgTAATGCTTTTTTGTAAATaagtttatatttaaatatataatttttttaagtaGTTATAAATGTATAATTTTCTATCTTTAATATATTTGATAATATATTTCACAAATCAAGTTTCAAATATGTTTATCTTATTGAAATTTAAGATAATCAATAATGCTAGCTTTTAAACTTAATTTTCTCTATAATTTAAAAATGCATTGTTTTATATATCTcactatagtctatagactatactCATTAATTTCATAAAGAAATATTTTTCTTATACATCCATTTGCTACCTTCTTTCCAATAGCTTTAGAATTGCATTAGATGTTCGTTGACATATGCACAAACTAtagtttctaatttttttaaaggtGAAATGCATTATAGGTTTCTATAGGTAACGTTTTAGAATCCAACTACTAGATAATATTATGAATTTTCTAGCTAATTGTCtaatatgttttattttgttttttttcctAATGGAGAGTTGAACATTTACTACTTTCTACCAATAGAATAAGACAAATTAGGAAAAGAGGGGATGGAAAATTGAAAACTTGAGATTGAGAAAAGAAAATTTATTATGCTTTTTAAATTTAATAGGCTATGTTCAAGTCATATTGTAGTGCAACTTATGGGTGATATTTAGGAAAGTATGTTATTATTAGGCCTAGAACTTTGAGTTTGACCTTAAAAGTCTATCTTTTCATCACTATTTCATCTAGATAGAAGTATCCTATTTAATTATGAAAACATCTCATAACTTTATGAAAGATATTATGTAGAATCAAAGAAAGTTATATGGTGCTTgaacaaaattcaattttttttagcaTGAATTAATCCTATGATTTCTATAGAAATTAGCTAAGTTAACAAGTATTTATTAGAAATCACTAAACTGGTAGGCTTGGGATTTGAAATTAACAACCATTAGTATGTTTAAGAAAGCCAAATGCATGGTTTTATttttaagaagggtaactaattaTGATTGCCCTTTTAGGAATAATGAACATTCTTagacacccattcctttccttcctCAAAACCCCTCCAAACAACCTTCTTATCAACCTACTCTTTGTTAACAAATCCCTTCTTCTCCATGAGTCCAATCTTgaaccatttcttcttccatgatcCCTTGACTAATGCTACATTCTTATTAACTTGTTGTAGCTTTTCCTTATGAGGATGTTGTTATACATTCTAATAGTAGGAAATTATTAGGAAAAATAAATAACCTTCTAGATTACTTATTTCTTCCCATCAACATCTCAATATGATTTGATCACATTCTTACTCTCACTCTTCTACATATTTCCTAGTGCACATTAACTTGATCTAGACCTCACATTTCTACTCTCACTCTTCTATAGAATTCCCAGTGCACATTAAAGATCTAGACCCCTACTACCTCTAAAGATAACTAGAGTAATGATCAAGTTGTTATGTTTTCCAATGTGGACATGTTCAAGGGTGACCAAGTGACAACTACTTGTGTAGATGGATCATCAATAAAGTTTTCCACATGGTTGTCATCCTCGGTACTTGGATGGAAAGTTTCATATTGGTTTAGTGGATTTGAAGTGACAAGCTAGCTATAATATCAATTCTATTAATGCATTAGTAgcctctgcaagataagactctcctaactcaatAATCTCCTATATTCTGTTTACTcatttcatgctttatgtttatcagattATAACATTGGTcacaattatgatattgatattggattagattgacgacATGCTTAACtttgttaagcgtcaatctaatatgctatcggggtattaacctgatagcatataatgctaacaatTATTGTTTATGTTAATCCATGTGCTTTGATACTGATTCATAATCGGGTATGTTTTATATATCTGCAACAATTAACAAAAGACATATGATATAGATCGAATATGTTTAAGCACTATTATCATTAACATATCGATCGATATGATTAAGCATTATTATCATCAAtgatgataccgattcattatcgggcatgTTATAAACATTGTTATCATTAAAGATACCGATGCATTATCGGGTATGATTGAAGCATCGATTAGTTATGGATTGGATGTTGTTAGCAGGGGTCAAGACCAAGTGACTATTTATACATCATTCcaatcaaaggagatgacattgaaatcgatacatgttcattcaCCTTACCTGTAGTAAAAGAGAAAGATAACAATATTAGTATCGTTGACATAATATCAAATTgaaatacaccatcctgcatataacttgtccattaaattggaaattacaatacatttacatggtatcagagccaagttgattgAACTTGAGGATATTTAATTTAGTGAAACAAATTtaaagaacaaggttatatactacatcacatttcttcaaatggccagcgctatcagattcgaagacagaatCGGAGGTGGTGATGATTTTCAGCCtagaaattcagaattcaaatgaccttaaaggagaacaaagtggattcatttgttcaaactaaaaatgatcagCCCAAAAATGAACTTGACAAaacagcatggattgagggaaatgaaaaggcaataaaaataatagttgatggggtgagaaacaacataatgcccatcataaggaaacatcagacagcctataaaatgttcaaatcTCTTGAAAGCatatttgagatatcaaatgcaagtcaaaCTCTAGCActaaaatgagaaataaatcatatcaccatgaacaaaggggagacaatcaatgcctactttatgcggatatcagttctaaaagatgaacttgcaactctggactacgagatccaaagcaaagagctaacactcattgctttagatgggttgcctagtggatggagcacattcgtccaagccatcagtgcaaggtccaaatatcccaaatttgaaaggttaagggatgactgtctccaagaggaatcaagattgaacaaaataggaatgaaacacaagaatatagatgaagacctgcAGGTTATAAACACCAATtccaccaagcaaaacaagaaaaggcagtttagaaaaagaaaaggtcgtcaaggcaagaacacttcaaagaaggacttatctcataTTCAATGTTATAGATGTGATCAGTTCAGACACTTCATTGCAAAATGCCCAgaaagaaccaagaaacatgctacatttttcaaagcaggaaagactaaaggggaagatgactccgggaaatatgtattctactcagcactcacaagtcaagcttctaacaaaatcaactcatgggtaattgacagtggttcatccaaGCACATCACTGGGTTTAGAGAATCACTTGATTCCATGACAGAGGAGAGTGATGAGGACGTAACCATTGGAGATGACTCCACATATCCAGTCAAAGGagtaggaacctgcaccatcaaattgaagacaggcataaccttacagcttgaaggagtactatatgtccccggcATCAAAAGAAACCTAGTTTGTATATCAGCACTGGAAGATAAAGGATACAGAGTGATGTTCATGGACAAAAAAGTATTGGCctggccaaggaactcctccatcaagaaggcaaagaccattggacagagacAGGGCTATTTGTATGAGTTGTGCATGGAAACCAATCTAGCTCTAATTCATGAaaccactaatgcaaatgaagtttggcatagaagattaggccatctgaattttagggctttatcttcaatgggaaaccttgtcacaggtctacccaaattaaagcaagatcattcaggggtatgcaaaggatgtgccctaggtaagaataccaaaggtgaatttcaaaatagtactaggaaaactagcaaaattctagaattagttcattctaatgtatgtggacctatgtccgtatcctctctagggggattcttgtattatgtaatatttgttgatgactactctaggaagacttggatctactttttgaaaagtaaagaatcaaaagagatcctctctagatttaaagaatttaaatcactaactaaaaaccactcaggaaacaaagttaaaaccctaagaaccgacaatgggggggaatacacatcagattcatttaaagaattttgtagagataatgggattaagagggagcttactataccttataacccccaacaaaatggggtagtagaaaggaaaaataggactatagttgaagctaccaaagccatgatactagatcaaaaccttaacactaATCTCTGGGCTGAAGCTTCTAGCACCGCTATGTATATACAGAACAAgtgccctcactcccatcttgaggacaaaactcctgaggaagtattcactaagattaagcctgatattagtcaccttaggatatttggatgtcccatctatattcatatacctaaagaaaagagactaaaactagaaccttctggaaaaagaggGTTTCTTGTAGGAtgtagtgaaacctccaaagcctacagaatctatgtacctggtcaaagaaatattgaactaagtagggatgtaatatttgaagaagacctGGCTTTCAAAAGAGCCCAGAActtcatagaacctgaaatctgtgtacctacctctaacttagatgaaaatcctgcccctgagtttcagagggagaatctagatgaaactgaaaatgaacaTGAAAACAaacctagaaatctcaagaaaagaccactctgggccaccaaaactgtagaagaagctcagaggtttgctgctccttctggaaccttcagagaaagcaaaagacctaataaatttactacctatgttgctcttatgaatgacctATCTAAAAATGAACCCGACAATGTAATAGATGCcattaaacatcaagtatggaaggatgctatgtctgaagagtatcaatccataataaaaaatgatgtatgggaaattgGACATCCCTAGACCAACTAAGAAGGCTGTTatttcttctaaatggctcttcaagatcaaaacatgtagcagatggcagcattgaaaaaatataaggcaagatttattgctagaggtttttctcaaaaggaagggatagactatgaagaaacatttgctcctatagccagatatACCTCAATAAGAGTTGTACTAGCCATTGCAGTAgaaaagggatggaaggtacatcaaatggatgtaaaggcatcttttcttaatggagagatgtCTGAAGAAGTATACTTAGAGCAACCTAAAGGGTTTGAGATCTATCATGCAgaatctcatgtgtgtagactcaagaaagctctatatgggctcaaacaggctcccaaggcctggtatgaaagaattgacacatatctatcaacactaggcttctctaaaaatgaagcagatcctaatctctactacaaatagaataaaggtgatatgctaataatgattttatatgttgatgatttattaatcacaggagaggatcatcttatagatcaatgcaagaaagagctatccaaagaatttgatacgaaggacttgggattccttcattatttcctagggttggaagtatggcagaatcctAACAATATTGtgctaaaccaaggcaagtatacattagaTATCCTGTAGAGATTTGGAATGCTCAACTGTAGACCCATGACCactccaatggaaaccaatcttcataaacttaaagaagcagcagtagaatcaccttctactgaccccactctatataggcaaatgattgggtctcttatgtatttggtaaatacaagactagatatctgctatgcagtaaatgccttaagtcagtttatgtgtgagccaaaagAGATACATctggtagcagtaaaacacattatgagatatttacaaggcaccttaaaccttcgtctcaagtataagaaaattgatcttaatctacacggattctcagattcaaattgggctggaagtgtgactgatcggaaaagcacctctgggtgctgcttcagtttgggatcagccatgatatcctggatcagtagAAAGCAGTCTTCTATAGAgcaaagttccaccgaggctgaatacattgcagcctccatggctacCCGAGAAGTagtgtggcttagaaagttgcttgtgggattgtttggcaatctgatgaaacctactatcatccattgcaacaatcaaagttgcataaaactttcagtgaatccagtgttccatgatagatccaaacatattgaaatcccataccattatgtacgagacatggtagacaaaaatgtgatcaaattagaatatgttaatacaggagatcagactgcagatattctgaccaaaccactttccaaagtgaaggttgatcacttcagaaagggtttaggtatgatagaaaggtactctgctttgtaaataagatgttgaaaatgtaaacttcttttgtcatgttgggacattCTGGATTTTACCCCCTATgctcatatctaagaggtgacaatctctcagattatgaacacttgtatgcagacatcataaggtgatgatcttatgattctcaaaccagttatcatgttggatctctggtatgtcatggatgtgccatgatgttgttgtgataaaacatttgtatgaaatgtttgtgcacatatcacaacctggataagatgagaatttaaccatcctcatatgtttatcctcagtattgcatgtttaggcgatactgatatcatgtgtttaggtgatatcttgtcataataaaatgatgaatctattatatcACATAGATTGTTGGTACCCTATGTCACATACTTAGGGTAATGTTTTATGTTTGTATTCTATGTTCTGATGGTACTTCATattatatgtatagatgatatatctTCTTGGAGATTgacattttgaaaaagaaatgtgatgcaggttatcttatcttccaaaagctaagaggaagtgttaatgcattagtagcctcTACAAGATAAAACTCTCCTAACTCAGTAATCTCCTATATTCTGTTTACTcatttcatgctttatgtttatcagattATAACATTAGTcacaattatgatattgatattggattagattgacgacatgcttaactatgttaagcatcaATCTAATATGCTAtcgggtattaacccgatagcatataatgctaacaatTATTGTTTATGTTAAtccatatgctttgataccgattcataatcgggtATGTTTTATATATCTGCAACAATTAACAAAAGACATATGATATCGATCGAATATTTTTAAGCACTATTATCATTAACATATCGATCGATATGATTAAGCACTATTATCATTAGCGATGATACCGATTTATTATCGGGCATGTTATAAATGTTGTTATCATTAAAGATACCGATGCATTATCGGGTATGATTGAAGCACCGATTAGTTACGGATTGGATGTTGTTAGTaggggtcacgaccaagtgacatcttggtcggacatgtcatcaaggtgccacttgatcgtggccaccctactatttatacatcattccaatcaaaggagatgacattgaaatagATACATGTTCATTCTCCTTACCTGTAGTAAAAGAGAAAGATAACAATATTAGTATCATTGACATAATATCAAATTGaaatacaccatcttgcatataacttgtccattaaattggaaattacaatacatttacaaattcTACACTCAAAGCTAATGTACCTAGTCGTAACCTTCCATTGTTTCAGAAACAAAATATTTGTAAAAAGAGATGGATGTTGTTTATTAGTCACAAATAAAATGGTCAGTAGATGTGCATAAGAATTACTCTACCAATAAGTATGAAAGTATTAGATGTAATTAAATATACTAGAAAATAAGAACTTACAGAAAGAAAAAGCTTTGTAAAAAGTTTAAGCTATATGTATCCAAAATTAGCTATTAGTAAGATAGTGCGGCCGCTAGAATGGACTAATATATCATGCTAGACATAACTTCATTAGAAAGATATGTataagatatattttattattatttttctataaatttaaatttaagataATTTAAATTAACGACTGCATCCATATATACTCTTTATGAAAATGACCTAGTGACCTCTCGTAAAAGTAAAATAATGGCGAATCGAACAAAAGACTTTATGAAACAAACTCTTTGACTCGGAAGCCTTAACACTGATTTTTATTGTTTAACCCATCATTATTTTAAATGTAATGCGATATTGTAGTAAAGATCACCCAAGATTCCATGTTTCTCCTTACAACAATTAAAAGCATATTTCTATAGTGCTCCCACAGTAATTTCAGTAGAAGGAATACGTGTATCCGTTTCTTTCCATTAAAGTAATGTATTGGCATATCTTTTTCTAGTGTCAATTGGCATATTTTCTCAAATGAACAGAAGGTATTCAGTatctttttatctttcttttttgaCATGTCTCTGTTTCGCGTCCTCTTTTGGTGGAGGTTACATCTCTTTTCTGGTGGAGGTTACATCTTTTTTTCTGCGGAACCAATTCCTGTTAACCAGCACAAGAATAATTTTCTGATTGCCTTATCGAGCCTTACGATTGTTAAGGCAGCTTAACAGCAGAAAATTGCCATGACAACTGAGTGTGAACAGCCCAGCGAAGGAATCGATGGCAGGGCATACTACGCTGCAATACGTTTTGGAACAAAAATTGAGATTTCCCAACTTAAAGAAACTCTCAATAGTGTTACACCCGGAAGCAGAAATACTCTTCTTCATTTGGCTGCTAGTGTAGGAAATCTAGTAATCGTTCAAGAGCTCCTGCAACTCAATCCTCTGCTTGTCAAGGCCACCAATGCCCAAGGAAATACTGCATTGCACTTGGCTGCTCATGGGGGTTTCTGTAGTGTTGTGCAGGTTCTACTCCAACAACAAAAAAGTGGTGTGGATATCTGTAACAAGCATAATGAGACGGCTCTTTTCAAAGCTTGTGAAAGTGGTAATTTAGCCACAGTGAAGGAGCTGTTGAAAGCACATCCGCCAAGTCTACGCCAAACAACAGTGGATGGGCGAACCTGTTTATATGTTGCAATAATCAAAGGAAATTTGGGTCAGTTATTATTTTTCTCTTTACCTAGTTATTTCTGATAATTTATATATCTCTTTCTAGATCTAGAATATTAGCGAGGATTATCCTACAATGCAACTTTAATGTTCTTCTTCTAATTGAGCTCTGTATTTCTTACATTAATGTAAGCTTTAACTAGGTAATCCGTACTTCTTCAACACTTAAATCGAAACTAATCTGAGATTATTTTCTTTGTTCTATCTATGTATTTATTTTAGAAAGGAAAATGCCACCAGCTAATGATTTTGGATGCTTCCTCCACAGATCTAGTGAATGAGATCTTAAAGTCAcaagatgcaaaatatttaataaaaatgaaGTATGAACATGACGATACGGCCTTGCATGTAGCTGCTCGGATACACTATGTGCACATAATGAGAAAGTTAATACAGTCTGAGCCCCGACTGTGTTATTGGGTTAATGGCAACCAAGAAACTCCCATTTTTGTGGCAGCGAAATTGGGGCATCTGGAAGCAGTAAAAGAGTTGATAAAGGAGAGGCCAGACGCTGTCGAAATACCAAGTAGGTGTGGAATGAACGTTCTACACATAGCTGCCCAAGTTAGCCAAGTGAGAATTATTGATTACTTGAATCAAAAGGTAGGTTTGTCAGACTTGGTCAACAAGGGACTTGAGAAGCCTCCAGAGGAAAAGTCCCTGCAAGGTGGAGAAAACCCAGGTCCGGCTACAAAATTAGATCATTTTTCACAGATAAGTGAAGGAGATACACCTCTGCATATTGCAGTCAGGAACAAAAAGCTACCTGTAAGTTTCTTTTCATATCTTATACTATTAATTCTCATGCCCGCTTTCGTTTGtttaaatagaaattttgggtgGTTGTCCGATTTCTTAATTTGATATCATTGACTATGGAAAGAGGTAAAAATTAAGTTGCATTTCAAATCTGGTCCTCGCCATTTGAGTGTGGCTGTACAACTTACAGGTGAAAAAGTAAATTTTATTTCCAAAAGTATTTCTTACTCAAGATTAGCATCACAAAAATAAGGATTTGGAAAAACAAAAGAACTTTGACTCAAGCTGCGTGAAGCCAAAACTCCTCAAGCAACTTTGTACCCTATTGACAGCCTTACCCTTTAACTCATATGAACTCATATGAGTTGAGATCCTTAGTGGCTAGATTCCCACCTCAAAGCATTCATAGGACAACTCGTTGCCCCTAACCATTATCTTATCTTCATTCAAAGTGGGTGAGTGCCAAGATGTGTGCCCGGGAATGTAGGCATTCGGGACATGGAGCGCCCCATCTAGGCCCCCTAACATCATCCTTCTCCTTACAAATCTCCTCCAATCTTCACACATTAGGCTAAATCCCCACTCTCAAAGGCAAGAATAAGAGCCACTCAAATTAGTCTTGTCCAAAAGAAGACAGACTACTATTCATTACATCCAAGGGAAGCCTCAACCATAACCTATAATTGAAAAGGAATCACCTACACtttaaagctttatatgggtttaCCTTCCTCTAAAACTCTCTTACCCTATACCCTATACCCTACACAAGCATGAGTacgaaaataattaaaaaacactAGAAAATCTTCATAATCCATATGTTGCACCTAATCACTTCCTTAGAGGATAGATGATCGAACCTTATTGGGATACTAGCTTATCTATATAATGATaagcaataaaatatttatttttcttacgTAAGCAAAATTCTATTCGAAACGACCATTTCTTGTACTTTATATTTTTTCATTGAGAAGAATTTGCTTGAGgagtttcaattaattaaatgatattaaGTGATTTGCTTTATTGATGGATTCTTTTCCCTAAAAAAAGATGAAGATTCTTAGCATTAAGAGATAGTATTAGTATTTATTTTAATTGTTTGTAGATCCCAAGTTCCCAAAATTCCTAGTTTCTCCATGCTAGAAAAATTTAGCAAATCATCAACGAAACAAATAGAGAAATCTCCAAatatgaatatttttaatgcacCATAACCTTCTATTTACTAAATTTCAGTTTGCGTCCTGTAGATGGTGAAGTCGCTTCTCAACGTACAGGGTATAAACAAGGACGCAGTTAACAAGGAAGGCTTAACGGCGCTGGACATTGCAAGAGAAAAAACAGAATACCACGAATCTCACAAGATAATTGAAATGCTGTGTAATTGTCCTCCCAAGTGCAGGCCTTTCTTGTACAGCGCTCCCAAGGTCGCCGAAGAGAAACGCCAGGTTGCCATTGATATGGTGAACAAAACATTTGACGCGAGGCGCAACACAGAATTAGTGGTAGCAGTGTTGTTAGCCACAATGTCATTTACAGCTGTCTTCACCATTCCAGACGGTTTCAgaactgatatagaggaagaagaAAGGCACAAGTTTGGCTCCCGCTTTCTCATTAGATCTCTTTCATTt is a genomic window of Cryptomeria japonica chromosome 7, Sugi_1.0, whole genome shotgun sequence containing:
- the LOC131056326 gene encoding ankyrin repeat-containing protein ITN1-like gives rise to the protein MTTECEQPSEGIDGRAYYAAIRFGTKIEISQLKETLNSVTPGSRNTLLHLAASVGNLVIVQELLQLNPLLVKATNAQGNTALHLAAHGGFCSVVQVLLQQQKSGVDICNKHNETALFKACESGNLATVKELLKAHPPSLRQTTVDGRTCLYVAIIKGNLDLVNEILKSQDAKYLIKMKYEHDDTALHVAARIHYVHIMRKLIQSEPRLCYWVNGNQETPIFVAAKLGHLEAVKELIKERPDAVEIPSRCGMNVLHIAAQVSQVRIIDYLNQKVGLSDLVNKGLEKPPEEKSLQGGENPGPATKLDHFSQISEGDTPLHIAVRNKKLPMVKSLLNVQGINKDAVNKEGLTALDIAREKTEYHESHKIIEMLCNCPPKCRPFLYSAPKVAEEKRQVAIDMVNKTFDARRNTELVVAVLLATMSFTAVFTIPDGFRTDIEEEERHKFGSRFLIRSLSFNMFIIFNCVAFFLSLFVVLAWHITTPLTTEHKLSFLAITNLMVCATAAFTTYGFMAALYTILEHNTLAWLVLGTCMIICLCGALGLFKLATQYLVKMERVRRLCGVNLFLFDRLVESVWMKLESWGYFDMVPRYIRKCHVIIHSKCTSKCKAMPKSESVENV